CCTTCTATCCGTACAGTGGTAATTATGATGAAATTGGTGGGAAAGGTGCCTTGGGAAGCAACGTCAACATCCCGTTAACTGCAGGCTACGGCACCCATGACATGGTCTATGCCTTTCAGGAAGTGGTGCTGCCGAAGTTGGAGCGCTTTAAACCGGAATTCATTCTTGTGTCATGCGGCTTCGATGCGGCGATCCACGACTTCCTCGGCGGCTGCGGAGTGACCCCGGAATGCTACGGGTGGATGGCGCTGGAGCTCAGCAAGGTTGCTGAACGCCATAGCAAGGGACGCCTGCTGCTAGCGTTCGAGGGCGGGTACAACCCCGCCATAAATGCAAGCTGCTCCGACGCCATTTTTCGCACACTGATTGAGTACGAGACCGACAGACGCGTCAAACGGGGGTGCGGCTACAACAGGTCCAAAGTAAGGAGGGGAACCAGGTTCGTTTGTAGCAAACTACGGGGGCTGTTATTCAGCGGGGGCGATTCTGTCGTGGATACTTCGTCTTCGTTGAGCCGTTCAAGGACTCACAGCCCCCTCGCTCCCTCGGTGACGCCGTCGGCTCGTACTGCGCAGGTTGCGAGGCCGCCAGATTTGAAGTGGACCGAGTATCATGGCCCGATGACCAAGAACAGTTTCGTCATTGCAGGCGGGCATCCCAACCAGTTCCTGATCCCTGTGAACGTGCCGAGTGGCGATTTGTGCAAGATTTGCAGTCCCAATGAGGTGGCATTCTACAGGTGGCTGTACAGAATAAACGGCATCGATCTCGAGGTCATCAGTCGCCCTTACCCGTACCTCAGGTTACCTTTCGCCAACGGAGTGGTGGATGTCAGCATTACGGGCTTCAGGCCAGTCACCGACTCTGCTGCATCTCCAACCACCAAGCGCCTCAACAGGGCCAACGTGGTCCACTCACCAGATCCCGTCGTAACTGAGGGCCTCAACTTGCTGAAACCTTTGATCAGGTTCGTGGTGCAGTGCACTGGAGTGTACACCGAGAGTGTGTTCGCGGCGTGGCCTCTGCAGTACTCACACCGTGCCGCCGTGCGCCTACGCAATGCCATCCACGGCATGCGTACCCCGTGCGTGATGGACATCAAAATGGGGACTCGGCTGTATGGCGACAACGTCACTGACTCAAAGCGCATTGCCGAAAAGCAGTCGAAGGCGGAGAAGCGCTCTTGCAGCGTTCACGGCTTCCACATCTCCGGCATGTTCCACTGGTGCCGTGAGGCCAAGAAGCTCTTCTATTTGCAGGGCAACGTGGCGAACACGCTGGAAACGCGCGCCAAGCTCTTGTATGCCTTCAGGCTGTATTTCGCCAGGTTCCAGGACACGCTGCTTTCGGTCCGGATATGCGAGAAGTTCCTTCAGAGGCTGGAGGAGCTGCGCATGCTTTTCGAGAAGCAGAACCAGCTGGCGTTCTATGGCAGCAGCTTGTTGTTCGTGTACGACTCTGGCACAGTGTCCACTGGCGCAGCCACCGAGTTGGCGAATGTGCACATGATCGACCTCTCACATGTTTCGTACAACACCGGATGTATTGACGAAGGCTACCTCCTGGGGCTGCGCACGCTGATAGAGCTGCTCCGCGAAACACGGAAATCCCTGGCAGTCTGAGTGTGCTTTTACCAGTAATTTGTGGTTCACTGAGGCTTAATGTTTTAGGTCCATGACGTGGCTGTTCGTTCACGTGGTCGGCATGTGAGCGGATCGTGTCTAATCGTACTAGGAAGTGGCGCATTCAGCCTGTATCGGTGCGAGAAGCACCCAGTGCCGTTGTATATTACACAGCAAAGCACTCACGTAAAACCGCTCGTGGTGAGTCAGTCGGCGCTGCGCCCATCAGCGGCGCGCTACACGATAGTCGCATGGTGGCCTGGTGTAATCGGCATCACCGTGGTAAAGTAACAGGTCGCCTTCCACACATGCCACACCTCCATTCACAACGCATATATTGTAacagccgccgtgttgaGCGGCGTCTTGATAAATACGCAGCGGATATGAAAGGAAGGTGGACACGCCACGTCAACGCTGGCTCTTACTAGGTCGCAGCGTAGACAGCCCATTCCGATATATCCGGCCCCTCGCATTAACCTTAACACATTGACTAGCAACGTTCGTAACCCATGTGATTTTGACGCTCTGTGCCCTCGGTTGGGATGCGCGACCCTACATGACCATGCCGCACTGCGGGGCTGTCGCCGCGAAGCACACACAACCCTCGCCTCGGAAGCTGAAAACCGCGGCTTGGAACTGCGCGAAGAAAAGGCTGTATCCCCGTGGCTTTCACGTTCGACGTGCCGTTGTGAACGCGTAACCGCGGGTGTAGTGTAGTGCCGTCGCACAGTTGCTTGCGCTAAGAGTTCGGCATACCCGCAGCGTCAGACCTGCAAAATGACGGGTTTTAATGTTGTGGCGAATTTCAACGCCACGGGCTGGGGTCCCGACGAGACCGATGCGAAAACCGTGGAGTCTTGCCTCGGCGGACTCAACAAGCTTCCGCTGGAGCCAAACTTGAAGCTGGACCGCCAGATTCGCATATGCGACTTCACCTTCTTGACGTACCAAAAGTCCATCCGCGACGCTGGGCGCTTCGGCCGCCAGCAGCCGCCGGTTGTTCTGGATGAGGAGATGCAGTTCCAGACGGTCGACGGCAGGTCGCTGGTCAAGACGAAGACCATGCAGCACTACCGTCGCAAGGTCGTGCCGAAGCAGACGACCCAGGCGTTCAACCAGAAGCAGATGGAAGAGGAGGCCATGATAATGTCGGCCAAGCAGAAGCACCCCGATGTCCGCAAACAGCGTATGATGCACCAGCGCACCAACCGCTCCAACGCCCGCCACCACACGTTCAACGAGTGGAGCATCGAGCCGCTTCCAAGCTGGCAGCTGCTTACGGAAATCCCGTTCAGCCAGCTCTCGAAGTTGGACCTCCATGGGGGCCAGGTTGTGGGTACCGACGTCATGTGGCGTGGCAAGCTGGGCGTCTACGACAAGCGCATGGACCACATATCTGCCAAGGCGGAAATGCTGCTCCAGATTCCCACCACGCAGTGCGACTACTACTGGACCTCCACCAACGACGACGACTGCATCGTGGACTACTTGCTGGCGAACGGTCAAAGCGACTCTCAGGCCGACGAGGGCGCCGCTCCGGTCGCCGACAAGATTGTTCTCGGCGCCACGGATCAGATATTGTCAGTGCTCATGACGGCTGCGCGCTCCAAGTACAGTTGGCATCTGAACGTGACCAAGATCGGCAACCAGATCATTGTGGACAAGACGAACGGCTCCATCGTTGACATGTTGACTGTCaacgagacatcgccagaacCTCCCATGCCAGACGCGGAGGTGAAGATCAACCGCCCGCCAGCACTCGGCCATGAGGCCGTGAAGGTCAACCAGCGCATACGCCAGCAGGTGCTTGTGCCTGGTGAGCTGACCGACGAGTTCGAGCAGCCGCCATTTGTGGAGGAGGGCGACAACCCTTCCACAATGGCGTACCGCTACAGGACGTTCAACATCCCAGGCAACAACCACGGTCAGGGATGGGAGCGCGTGCCGATACACGTGATCACGCGTGGTGAAATCCATGCGCGCGTGCAGGGAATACCCAACGCGGGCTACACGTACGTCTGCGCCTTGAACGAGGTGCCGCACAAGACGCACAAATCGTGGCGTACGCAGATCGAGACTCAGAAGGGTGCGCTGCTGGCCAACGAGATGCGCAACAACACGGCGAAAATGCAGCGGTTCGCCGCTTGCGCCATGATCAGCGGATGCGACACCTTGAAGCTGGCTTACATCTCGCGGCGTACGCCTAGTGATGCCGAGCACCACTCGATTCTCGGCATTCACACGTACACAACCGAGAACCTGGCCGTGCAGATGGGTCTCAATATGCGCAACGCCTGGGCCGTGGTCCGCCTGATATGCGCCATGATCGCGTCCAAGCCAGACGGCCAgtacactttggtcaaggACCCGCTGAAGCCCAACATTCGTCTGTACGCGGTGCCGGACGAGGAAGACGGCGATTTCCAGGCGAAAGAGTGATCAGGCACGTTGCGTCGCCCAGCGCAACGCTGTCGCAGAACTGCTTTAACGTTTACGTGGTTGTATGTCCGCTAATGATAAGCTTAAGGCCGATTCGGCGTTTGTTGTTGCTGTAGGAGGTGCCGCACGTTGTCACACGGCCCCGACTGGATTCCGTAAGGCGCGTGCGCCGCTTGACCCGAGATGGTTCCGGTCACACTTTTCAGCTCTGAATACTCACTGCAATCAAATATATTTTGTGACACGCAAAATTTTCTATATGTGCGTTCCGCTAGAACAACGGAATTCTCGCCGTTGGACATGCAACGCTATGGTGGTACCGGGCGTGTCGCTCCAACCCGAATATTGAGCGCGGTGCGTATGAATTTATGAGAACGCTCCGTTAAGGCTGTTTGAAATATACATATATCGGTGGCCTACATTCTCAATCTTCGGCCGCCGGTACATCAACTCCGTCTAATACCCTATTCGTGAGACGGGTGTTCCGGACATCCCCGTAAGCGCCGGACCTTTTTCGCTAAATGAAACGGATAAATTTACAGCGAGGGAAGCTGGTAGGAACAACGGCTACGGGCGCCTTTGTGCCGTTGCGGAGGTAGGATGCTCACGGGTAGCAACACGGTCTGTTGAAGGTGGTTGGTATACTGGATGTGTGTCTATGTGGCCCATACATGCGAAGCTCAGCCTCTATATCCTACTCACATGTCTGGGCATGTGGAGCGGGAAACAGACGCTGCAGGGTGCGAGATTCCTCCCCGGCTATCTGTTCGCTGCGTCCAAAAAAGCAAATGCACAGGGCTTCGTCGTCGCCGCTACCGGCGGCATTAACGCTGCCGCGCAAGATAATGGACACTCAATCGGACCGGGAGACGACAGGCACGGCAAAAGTTCCAAAAAGAACATCCTGGGGCGGAGGCGGCGGTGTGACACGGACTCCTTGCTGAATTGCAACCCGTGCGGCGATACTATCGTCGCAGATACCGCCAGTGATCTTGCTGCGCCGGTCAGTAAGAGTTCAACAGCTGACTCCACGGTCTTGGGATTCATTCAGGAGCTTCTCGCGAGAATCGGCTCCACCAAGGGCCCACCGAAGCAGCATGTCGCCCTTAACGCTTTGCGGGTTCTCATTGAGAGCCAGCCTGCCTGCATTAACAGCTTGGAGCGTCTAAACATTATAGATACTTTTGTCAGTGTGCTCAAGCAGCGCTACCAACGGAGTTTCTGGAGCGTCCTGCAGAGCTACTTCCGGTCAAATTCGCGGTTGGAGGAAATGCAGTGGAAGGCCATGGAGACCACTCTGCTCACAATTCTGCTGACAATTTGCCGCAGCAACGtgaagctgcgcagcgtAATGGCCAAGAATGAGCGCTTCAAGAGTCTTTTGCTGACCATGTACAACCATAATAAGAAAAAGGATGACAAAAACACCAATTTGGCAAAGAAGCATGGCAAACGTTCTTCTGCTAAATCAAACAGCGAATTAGAGACTGACGCCGAGGACGCATACCAAATTCCTGTCGCGAGGTACGACACTTCGCCGTATAATATGCGCGATGCGGCGTGGCTGGCTGCTTCCGGCGAACGTTCGGGAGCCATGGACGTGTTATCACTGCAGACAAGGGGGCTCATCCGTGAACTCATGTTTATGTGTGGGATCGACGTCGAGTCGCAAAACTTGAAGCAGCAGGGTGCCTCCGCGAAGGCAAAGCCAGCCGCGCGCCAATTAGTCGCCGTCCCAGTTGACACGTCGGTGCCGATTGACGCGCCTGCTCAAGGAACAAATCTGCCCAACCAGTGGCAATTGCCGGTGCCGCCGATGCTGCTGGAATCTAGCGATGGCTGGTGGAAGGGTAAGGCGGGACAGCCCAAGCCCAGGTTGTTGTGGATACCGTACTTCTATGTACCGAAAAACACCAAGGTGGAAGATGCTGTCAAACGCCACTTGCTCATTAACCTGGGTGACTCCGCTGGTGAAAAGGTTGATTTGACTAATCTACTAAACGTCACCATCGAGCATCCGCGCAACAAAGCCGCAAATGTGGTGTACGGGATGCTGCTGCTCTGCAAGGAGGGGTCGGATAAGTCTAATGGCGGATGCAGTCTCTATACGCAAACGTCCAGCGCGAAGCACAAGGGCAATTACGTCCTGATATCTAACATACAGGTTGGTAAATCGAAGGAAATCAATGGATCGGTTGTGGCCGGGAATCTCCTCAAGAATATGCAGCGTAACGAATCCCTCAAAACTATAACACGCGTGGTGAACGAGCTCTGGGCGTTGGTGGGATCAAAGGACCCAGACGTGTTAAACGAGTTGTTCCGGGACCTGGACTTTGAATTTCTGGCCGAGGTCCTCAATCGCTCGTTGGTGTACACTGTACGCAGTGACGTCTTTGAGCAGGTGTCGTCGAACATCGAAACGCCCTCGAATGGCTCAGGGGCTTACGCTATGCTGCAGAAACTCCGACGAACGGTTGAGGGGTGCCTGCATAAGGTCATGCCCAAATTGCGCGACTCGTTTTGGGACAAAATTTTTGAGAGGAGCACTGACACCATGCCTGCAACCGAGCAAGAGACGACTCCGTCCCCAGAGAATGTTCTCAACAATATACGGCCGTGCAAAAAAGAGGCAGATATCGCACGTCGGCTGCAAACCGTGGTTTTGGGTTTTCTGATAGACCTTATATACATGGATGGCAGCCGCAGTCTGAACAAAATACGCCGCGCGACCCCACTGGTTGACGCTGTGTTACGCCTAAGAGCGACTTTTCCCGCCGTGCACACGCTCACTGAGGCGCTGGATAACGAACTGGAAGATTTTGCGCCCCTGATAGATAGGAGAAGGAATGACGCACGGCACACGACGAATGTTATATACAAGTACATAGACCGTTTGTCTGCGGATGACTTGACAAATATGCGCTCGCGAAAACGTGACAACTTCGGCAACATCACTACCAAGGCTTCGGATTGGTGTAAAGAGAGCTGGACGAGACAGAAAACAATACCCCGGGCAATCATCGGGCCGTTCTTCAACGCACacaagctgctgaacaTGCTCGGCCACCACGAGCAAGATATTTTTAAAGGTCGCGGTTTGCGGGTACTCAGCattgacggcggcggcactAAGGGGGTGGTTGTGTTGGAGATTTTGGAGCAAATAGAAAAATTGCTAGGCAGGCCCCTACATGAAGTATTCGACTTCATATGTGGCACGTCTTGTGGAGGCATCATCGGAGCGCTTCTCGCCCTCGAAAAGGGCAGTATCGCCGATATCCGACGCGTGTTTGAAGATTTCATGGTGAAGGTGTTCAACAAGGATTCGTACCACGTTACCGGACGAAGGCTAATTACGCGACACGCGTACTACGACGAGAAGATGTTGTACGATAGCTTGCGTTCCGTGTTTGGGAACGCGGAGCTTATCGACTACTCCGTGGACCCTGCGGCCCCTAAGTTCTGCTGTCTGTCGGCCCAGCTGGATGTATTCCCTCTGAACCCGATCGTTTGGAGGAATTACAACTACCCCCCGGATACCGTACCGGGAGAGGAAAACCCCATGCGTGATGGCTCATGCGCCATAATGACGGCCGACGCGCTGCGTGCAACCACTGCAGCGCCGACCTACTTCCCGCTCATGGAGCGCAACGGGGCGCTGTACGGTGACGGGGCGCTGTACGCCAACAACCCGAGTCTGGTGGCTCTGCTGGAGGCCAGACTGGTGTATCCCAACGTACCCATCGACCTACTGGTGAGCGTCGGTAGCGGTGACTGGGAGAGGGAGGATATCGCACAACTATCGCAAAATTATGTCGCGGACAAATCGAAGAAAACGTCCGCTGTAGAGAGCGGGTGCTTCAGGGCGGAGTTCTCCGATGGGGAGGACGAAGTGATCGCGGAAGCACCTTTAGAGGAAGAGCAGATGCTGGTGACAGATGCAAGCGACTGTCTTCTGCGCTCCGTGAACAGACCGACCAACGGCAAGAACAAGTCGGTCGTGGGGTACCACAAAATTTTTAACCACCTGGTTTGCTCGGCCACGAACACCGACACGGTGCACACAGCGCTCCAGGCTCTCATGTCCAAGAAGAATTACGTGCGCCTAAACCCCGTGGTGCCTGTAGTACGCATCGACGACACAAACAAGGAGGTCCTGGACGACCTCAAGGCACGTACAAAGACATACATGTCAGGcgacctgcagcagcaggcgctCCAGCGAATAAAGGAGGCCATCACACATACGCATGATTGGCAGAGAGTGGCCCCTGAACAACACAGCACCCAAACGACACAAACGGAGTAATTTTTTAATAGCTATCACATTTATCCCTGTTGAATCACTTAGGCGCCTTGTAGGCGCGCTGCCGCGTGCAGGCCAAGCAGAACCAGCTTGGGGAGTTGGGGTCCACCTGGCCTTCAGCCCACACGCCGGCGCACACGAAGTGGAACCAGCGCTCGCAGCCGTCGCACCCAATCCAGTGCAGATCATCACCGGGCATCCCCGGGCTCCGCTCGAAATAAATGGAGAAGCAGACGGGGCAGAAGAATTCGCCAGAGTCCAGCTGGCCCGAATGGCAGTAGGTCAGAATGTCCTCCATTGGCATCTTCTGGCGGTTGTCGAAGTTTGACCCGTCGAGCGACTTAGGCTTGCGACCACGTTTGCTGCCGTGGATCGGCTTTAGCTGGCCCGCCTTTATCAGGTGGATGATCGCCCGAATCTCCTTCTTGTCACGCCGCCCACCAACAAGGTTCATCGCGTTGTACGCTGTCCAGTTCAGAGCCTGGATCAGACGGTCACGTGCGATGTTGTCCGGTAACATACTGTACTCGCTGACGGGCTGACCGAAGTTGCTCTTGGAAACCACCAACCCTAGGTTCATGTAGTTTATGCCGTTGAGCATGTTCATCGTAGCGTTGACGTTGTTCATAGGGAACGCGGACGCTTTCGACAGCGGCTTGGCGCGCTTGGCGGTCGATGTCGTGCTTGCAGGTATACGGCTCAGCGGAGGACGCGATGGCGCCTCGTTCCTGATTTTGTTCGGCACACAATAACGTGACATGTAAACCCCACCGTAGAACCTGGACAAGTGATGTTTAGTCGATATCAGAAGCTCGTACAGGTGGGGAGGGGCTATCATAAACTTACGCTCCACCTGACTCATGCGGCTGATGTTCAGAAAGGTGTGGCGCAGGCAATACACCCTCCGGGACGCCGTAGTCAGGCCCTCAGGCTTCTTACCCATATCCGCCTTGCAACCTAGCCATGCGCCGCAGGAAGCATGGAACCTGACGTTACAGTAGTTGTTGGTGCAAGTCAGAGTGGCACCGCAAGCCACACCGCAGTAGTGGCATGGTGACTCGAGCAGAGTTTTCGGAAACTTACGCAACGACGGACTCACCACCTTCGAATACGATAGCCAATCCAGACACACCAGGTGTACATAAGCGTAGCCGCAATATTCGGAAGTCCAGTTAAGGTAAAAGGACAGGTGTTCCCTGTTCACAGGCACCAATAGTCCGTCGAAACGAGAACAGAACGCACAACATAGCAAAGGCACGTTTATGTCACCTTCCATGTCCTCACAACGGCTGCAAAGGAATGTGGCCTCGGAATTTTCATCCGGAGGTTCAATGAGTGATGGAGGGCTTACCGGGGGGCAGTTGTTGAGATCGCCGTTGCCCACAAACGGCCCATTTGGCGGAGGAACATCGCGGCAGAAACTGGGGCCACTGACGGTGGTGGCGTACGGACCGTTTTTCACTGGCGGGCTCTTTATCATAGGCCCAACCTTACCAAATGGGCCGCCACACATCATGCCAGGGGTGCGGTCCATCATACCGGGCACTGTCTTACCACCAGTACCGCTGTACAAGGGGCCGCAGACGCCAGGAGATGGCATCGACTTCGCCATGGGGGTGCAGATCGGCATCATAGTGGGTTTCGTAGGCGGCAGTCCCGCCATCTCTACCATGCTTGCACCCCGCAATGCTGCAGAACTAGCGATTTGCGGCCGCGATATCATGTGCCGTATAGGACTGGGGGCGTTCATCGGACCCCTAGCCATGTTTGGAGCCATCATTGCTGGCATGCGCGCATCCACGCTCATAGGGGCGCTCACGCCTATGCCACGCACGGGGTGCGGACCTAAACCATCAATCATAGGACCACGCGCCATTAGTGGCAAAGAAATCATCGCATCACGTACCGAAGGTATGCGCTCATCGTCGGGCATCGGAGGCGGGTTACGCGGCATCCTCAGGTTCACACCGGGGTACATGGGCTGCGAAAGCAATGTGGCTGCCGACATATACGCGTCAGTTGGCGCGGGAGCAACATTTAGGGGTACGGGTGCCAAACTCACCTTTGTACGCATACGAGCAGCCTTCATGTGCGATAGACAATCGCTACACGCCCGTGCGTTGCACATGCGGCACGTTTTGTAGTGATGGGCGTAATTGACCCGCTTGCGCATGACGCTATTCTCCTCACTAACCTCTTGCTCAATTACCTTGAACTCCAAGCACCCAGAACACACCACGTAGTGACGGGATACCTCAACGTCACTGCCGTTTTCGGGATTAGACTTAGA
This genomic stretch from Babesia bigemina genome assembly Bbig001, chromosome : III harbors:
- a CDS encoding HISTONE DEACETYLASE HDA1, putative, with protein sequence MDPPELVAICCDEKTMCSRRHCDTSGRGHPEDPTRLKAIIDLLRHGRINLESYGERFLADFTRTYACRPATLEMLLYCHTESHVRRLMGFCHDVEELNAGCAADDVCCHSDSDYCTSYPVDEDTYVTKESERVARLAVGGMTHLADVIMGKADMYSDMQPEDAFDTAADQQRDRTRVKRESEPDIDSNDLSSQLKAAEGAENLLNSGDTAKAASQQHDLRKDRNVAVEHGTTVGAGMERSDSSGKSPAEELNNSEFIGDVAVQLSALSVSDAQANVPRRSGVRKGFSLTRPPGHHATRDKMMGFCLYNNVAITAVHLLRNHGLKRIAIVDIDVHHGNGTQEIFYDNANVCVISIHRYGTHNNAFYPYSGNYDEIGGKGALGSNVNIPLTAGYGTHDMVYAFQEVVLPKLERFKPEFILVSCGFDAAIHDFLGGCGVTPECYGWMALELSKVAERHSKGRLLLAFEGGYNPAINASCSDAIFRTLIEYETDRRVKRGCGYNRSKVRRGTRFVCSKLRGLLFSGGDSVVDTSSSLSRSRTHSPLAPSVTPSARTAQVARPPDLKWTEYHGPMTKNSFVIAGGHPNQFLIPVNVPSGDLCKICSPNEVAFYRWLYRINGIDLEVISRPYPYLRLPFANGVVDVSITGFRPVTDSAASPTTKRLNRANVVHSPDPVVTEGLNLLKPLIRFVVQCTGVYTESVFAAWPLQYSHRAAVRLRNAIHGMRTPCVMDIKMGTRLYGDNVTDSKRIAEKQSKAEKRSCSVHGFHISGMFHWCREAKKLFYLQGNVANTLETRAKLLYAFRLYFARFQDTLLSVRICEKFLQRLEELRMLFEKQNQLAFYGSSLLFVYDSGTVSTGAATELANVHMIDLSHVSYNTGCIDEGYLLGLRTLIELLRETRKSLAV
- a CDS encoding eukaryotic translation initiation factor 3 subunit 7, putative; translation: MTGFNVVANFNATGWGPDETDAKTVESCLGGLNKLPLEPNLKLDRQIRICDFTFLTYQKSIRDAGRFGRQQPPVVLDEEMQFQTVDGRSLVKTKTMQHYRRKVVPKQTTQAFNQKQMEEEAMIMSAKQKHPDVRKQRMMHQRTNRSNARHHTFNEWSIEPLPSWQLLTEIPFSQLSKLDLHGGQVVGTDVMWRGKLGVYDKRMDHISAKAEMLLQIPTTQCDYYWTSTNDDDCIVDYLLANGQSDSQADEGAAPVADKIVLGATDQILSVLMTAARSKYSWHLNVTKIGNQIIVDKTNGSIVDMLTVNETSPEPPMPDAEVKINRPPALGHEAVKVNQRIRQQVLVPGELTDEFEQPPFVEEGDNPSTMAYRYRTFNIPGNNHGQGWERVPIHVITRGEIHARVQGIPNAGYTYVCALNEVPHKTHKSWRTQIETQKGALLANEMRNNTAKMQRFAACAMISGCDTLKLAYISRRTPSDAEHHSILGIHTYTTENLAVQMGLNMRNAWAVVRLICAMIASKPDGQYTLVKDPLKPNIRLYAVPDEEDGDFQAKE
- a CDS encoding patatin-like phospholipase family protein, putative codes for the protein MWPIHAKLSLYILLTCLGMWSGKQTLQGARFLPGYLFAASKKANAQGFVVAATGGINAAAQDNGHSIGPGDDRHGKSSKKNILGRRRRCDTDSLLNCNPCGDTIVADTASDLAAPVSKSSTADSTVLGFIQELLARIGSTKGPPKQHVALNALRVLIESQPACINSLERLNIIDTFVSVLKQRYQRSFWSVLQSYFRSNSRLEEMQWKAMETTLLTILLTICRSNVKLRSVMAKNERFKSLLLTMYNHNKKKDDKNTNLAKKHGKRSSAKSNSELETDAEDAYQIPVARYDTSPYNMRDAAWLAASGERSGAMDVLSLQTRGLIRELMFMCGIDVESQNLKQQGASAKAKPAARQLVAVPVDTSVPIDAPAQGTNLPNQWQLPVPPMLLESSDGWWKGKAGQPKPRLLWIPYFYVPKNTKVEDAVKRHLLINLGDSAGEKVDLTNLLNVTIEHPRNKAANVVYGMLLLCKEGSDKSNGGCSLYTQTSSAKHKGNYVLISNIQVGKSKEINGSVVAGNLLKNMQRNESLKTITRVVNELWALVGSKDPDVLNELFRDLDFEFLAEVLNRSLVYTVRSDVFEQVSSNIETPSNGSGAYAMLQKLRRTVEGCLHKVMPKLRDSFWDKIFERSTDTMPATEQETTPSPENVLNNIRPCKKEADIARRLQTVVLGFLIDLIYMDGSRSLNKIRRATPLVDAVLRLRATFPAVHTLTEALDNELEDFAPLIDRRRNDARHTTNVIYKYIDRLSADDLTNMRSRKRDNFGNITTKASDWCKESWTRQKTIPRAIIGPFFNAHKLLNMLGHHEQDIFKGRGLRVLSIDGGGTKGVVVLEILEQIEKLLGRPLHEVFDFICGTSCGGIIGALLALEKGSIADIRRVFEDFMVKVFNKDSYHVTGRRLITRHAYYDEKMLYDSLRSVFGNAELIDYSVDPAAPKFCCLSAQLDVFPLNPIVWRNYNYPPDTVPGEENPMRDGSCAIMTADALRATTAAPTYFPLMERNGALYGDGALYANNPSLVALLEARLVYPNVPIDLLVSVGSGDWEREDIAQLSQNYVADKSKKTSAVESGCFRAEFSDGEDEVIAEAPLEEEQMLVTDASDCLLRSVNRPTNGKNKSVVGYHKIFNHLVCSATNTDTVHTALQALMSKKNYVRLNPVVPVVRIDDTNKEVLDDLKARTKTYMSGDLQQQALQRIKEAITHTHDWQRVAPEQHSTQTTQTE